ACAAAACTGGGATGCACTCCTATGCATCGACAGGAGAAACTGTGGAAGTAGTTGGTATGAGCATAGCACGTGTTAATGAAAACTTAAGGATTGTTTCTTTAGAGCACTTTTTCGACAACAATTTGTTTCTAGAAAAACTAACAAAGGGAGAAAAGATAGCAACAGGTTGTCCTTTCCATGCCCAAAAGTCTGAAGGTATGTAACGAAGCTTGAGTATTACGGAGGCAAAGCTCCTAACCTCGCTCTCTAAGGCTGAACCTGTGAGCAAACTGAGTTATACTGTGCCCCAGATTAACTTGCATTTTAGGGAATCTCTTTGCCTCCCTTTTTAACTCGATTGAGGGAGCAAAAATCAGGCAACCTGAAGCAGCAGAATTTGTAGTACTAAAATTCCAACTCGTCCTGTCGATTGGGTTCCCCACCATTTTTCACACTCAACCGCCAACTTGTAGCAATCTCTTCTGTTACATTCAGTTGCTCAATAATATTTTCTACTTGCTTTTGCAGCTTTTGCGTCAATGTAAGCGGAAAATTTACTTCTATGCCAGATTCTCTGATTGCTTCCGCTAGGTGAGAAAACTCTACTTTGAGAGTTTTTCTATTTGACTGAGAAAGTTTCAAATCATTTGTTTCAGTCAAACTTTTAGCTTGCATGGCTGTTTTTAGTCTGGTTTCAATATGAGTTAATTCGGAATCGAGCGTCCGTAACTGCTCTTTCAGTTCTAAATATCGTTCAGCCAGTAATGCCACATCTTCACTCGCTGGATCGGGTTCACTCATTGCCTTTAATTGCAACAGCTGACGATGTACCATCGCTAAATAAACGGGGTCCATCTTGGCATAATTCAGTTGTTTCCGATCTAGGGGACGCTGTCCCCAGTCACTACTTTGCTGGCTTTTATCTACTGCTGGAACATTGCACAGTGTTTCTACCAAAGTCTTCAGCGAAAAATTAGGTAATGGCAGCATGTAGTAGGGAATATTTTTTGCAATCTCTAATGTGCAAGTGACATTCTTCGCTTTAGTTTTGCCTAAAAACTTTAAATCATATTTAGCATTATGGAAGACTTTTTCAATTGCTGAATTGCTCATGATTTGGTCAATAAAAACATCTGCAAGTTCAGGCTGGTCTAAAATATCTAAAATAGAAACGTTTTCTGCCGTTTGAGCGGCAGGTTCATTCAACAGTTGAATCAGAGACAGTTTGGGAGCGCGAGTTTGAAAGTCAGCAATTTCAGTATCAACCCAGATGAGTTTAGACTCGGCATATTCAGCAATCCTAGCTCTGATGTCATCAGGGTCAGTCAGGTAGAGCATTATTAAATGTTAGCTGTCAGCTTGTGTAATGATACCCAGTAAATATACAAGCGAATTGGATATGAGTACTGCCTCTAGTGCGCGCTGGCAATTTTGGATTGACCGAGGGGGGACATTTACTGATATCGTGGCGCGGCGTCCGGATGGGCAGATGGTGATTCATAAGCTGTTGTCGGAGAATCCTGAACGTTATCCAGATGCACCAGTACAGGGGATTCGGGACATTTTAGGTATTTCAGTAGATGCACCAATTCCATCCGAGCAGATTGCTGTGGTGAAAATGGGAACGACAGTGGCGACAAATGCGCTGCTGGAAAGGAAAGGCGATCGCACGTTACTAGTCATCACCAAAGGTTTTCGGGATGCCCTCCGCATCGGTTACCAAAACCGTCCCGATATCTTTGCCCGGCAGATTGTGCTGCCAGAAATGCTGTATGAGCGAGTAATTGAGGTAGAGGAACGCTATACCGCTCAAGGAGAAGAATTAATCCCAGTCAATCTTGACGCTATCTACCCAGAACTGCAAGCTGCGTACAAAGATGGCATCCGCTCTTGTGCCGTTACGTTGATGCATGGCTATCGCTATCCCGACCACGAAAAACAAGTGGCAAATATAGCCAAGAATATTGGTTTTACCCAAGTTTCAGCCTCCCACAAAGTTAGCCCCTTGATGAAATTGGTTAGTCGAGGCGATACCACAGTAGTTGATGCCTATTTATCACCCATCCTACGGCGCTATGTAGAGCAGATGTCGAGTCAACTAGTTGGTCAACACAAGGAGAGCAGAGAAAACCCAATCCAAAATCACGCCACTTTGCTCAACGGGGGCAACCCCCCCACGCAAGTGGCTCCAAAATCCAAAATCCAAAATCGATTGATGTTCATGCAATCGAATGGTGGTTTGGCAGATGCCCAAGTGTTTCAAGGCAAAGACAGTATTCTATCAGGGCCGGCTGGAGGTATTGTCGGAGCAGTGAAGACGAGTTTGATGGCTGGGTTGAACAAGATTATCACCTTTGACATGGGTGGCACTTCTACCGATGTGGCTCATTACGCAGGTAGGGACAGCTGCGCCACAGAGTATGAAAGGTCATTTGAAACGGAAATTGCTGGGGTGCGACTGCGAACGCCAATGATGGCGATTCACACGGTTGCTGCTGGCGGCGGTTCGATTCTGCAATTCGATGGGGCGCGGTATCGGGTAGGTCCAGAGTCAGCGGGGGCGAATCCGGGACCAGCTTCTTACTCAAAGGGCGGACCGTTGACAGTAACTGATTGCAATGTGATGGTGGGCAAGTTACAGCCGCAGTTTTTTCCCAAAGTATTTGGACCGAATGGAGATTTGCCGCTAGATGCGGAGGTAGTACAGAGAAAGTTTGCCCAACTAGTAGAGGAAATTGGGGATAATCGGACACCGGAACAGGTAGCATCTGGATTTTTGGCGATCGCAGTCGAAAAAATGGCAAGTGCGATCAAAAAAATCTCTCTCCAGCGTGGATATGATGTGTCGGAATATACTCTGTGTTGCTTTGGTGGAGCAGGGGGGCAACATGCTTGTTTGATTGCTGATGCTTTAGGGATGAAGCAGGTGTTTATCCATCCCTATGCTGGGGTGTTATCAGCTTATGGGATGGGTTTAGCAGATGTGCGGGTACTGCGGGAACGAGCGGTAGAGAGCAAGCTGAGTGATGGCGTGATGGTTCAACTAGGGCAGATGTTGACCCAGTTGGAGGCAGAGGGGAAGGAGGAATTAAACAGCACAAGCGTAAGGGGTGCAGAGGAAGAGATTGAGGTTCTACGGAAGGTACATCTGCGGTATGAAGGGACTAATTCGCCGCTGGTAGTGGATTTTGGTGATGCAACTAAGATGAGGGAGCAGTTTGAGCAGGCGCATCAGCAGCGTTATGGCTTCATTATGGAGGAGAAGGCGCTGATTGTGGAGGCGGTTTCGGTCGAAGTGGTAGGTAAGACCGATGAGCCAGAAGAACCAGTCGTTGCCCGAAAAGAAGAAGTTAAATCAGTGCCAATCGCTACAGTGAAAATGTACACAGCAAAGGCATGGCATGAAACGCCTATGTATCAGCGGCAGGATTTGCAACCGGGAGACTGCATTTCTGGTCCCGCCATCATTATTGAAGCGACTGGCACGAATGTAATTGAACCGAATTGGCAGGCGGAACTGAGCGATCGCAATCATCTAATTCTGAAGCGGAGACAGGAGTCAAAAATCAGAACTCAGGAGTCTACCCCCCGCCCCTCGCCCCACACCCCACACCCCTCACCCGATCCAGTGATGTTGGAAATTTTCAACAATCTATTTCGGGCGATCGCTGAACAAATGGGCATTACGCTGCAAAACACGAGTTCTTCAGTCAACATCAAGGAACGGCTCGATTTCTCTTGTGCCATCTTCGACTCTCAAGGTTTGCTAGTTGCTAACGCGCCACATATCCCAGTTCACTTGGGGTCAATGAGTGAAAGTGTGCAAGCACTGATTGCGGATAAAGGAGACACGCTCAAACCTGGGGACGTATACGCATCAAACAATCCCTACAACGGCGGCACCCACCTCCCCGACATTACCGTTATTACCCCCGTGTTTGATGATAACCAGCAACAAAATCTAAAATCCAAAATCCTCTTCTACACTGCCTCCCGGGGACATCATGCAGATATTGGCGGCATTACTCCTGGTTCGATGCCACCGTCAAGCTGCACAGTAGAGCAAGAAGGGGTGTTAATCGACAATTTCCAGCTAGTATCTCAAGGTAAAATCCGCGAAAAAGCACTACTGGAACTCTTAACAGGTGGTTCTTATCCAGCCCGAAATCCGGCTCAAAATATTGCCGATCTCAATGCTCAAATTGCTGCTAATGAGCGCGGTGTGCAGGAACTCCACAAAATGGTAGAACACTACGGGCTAGAGGTTGTACAGGCTTACATGGGTCACGTGCAGGATAATGCTGAAGAATCAGTTCGTCGCGCGATCGCTGTTCTAACCGATGGAAGTTTTACTTACCCCCTTGATGATGGCAGCGTAATTCAGGTGGCGATCGCTATTGACAAATCTACTCGTAGCGCCCGGATTGATTTTACTGGCACTTCACCTCAGTTAGCTAGCAATTTTAACGCGCCAGCTGCTGTGTGTAAGGCAGCGGTGTTATACGTCTTCCGCACGCTGGTCGATGACGAAATTCCCCTGAACGCTGGATGTCTTAAACCCATAGAAACCATCATTCCCGAAGGCTGTATGCTGAATCCGCGTTATCCAGCTGCTGTAGTTGCCGGGAATGTAGAGACATCGCAGGCAATCACCGATACTTTGTATGGTGCGTTAGGAGCAATGGCAGCTTCACAAGGAACGATGAATAACTTCACGTTTGGCAATGGACGCTATCAATATTACGAAACCATCTGCGGTGGTTCTGGTGCTGGTGCTGATTTTGATGGTACAGATGCCGTTCACACCCACATGACAAATTCCCGCCTCACCGATCCAGAGGTGCTGGAATGGCGGTTTCCCGTGCTGCTAGAAAGTTTTAGTATTCGTCCTGATAGTGGAGGTAAGGGGTGTCATCATGGCGGTAGTGGGGTGATTCGTCGCCTCCGTTTCCGGGAACCAATGACTGCTGCCATTCTGTCCGGGCATCGTGATATTCCTCCCTTTGGCTTGCATGGTGGTGAATCAGCTGCTGTGGGGCGGAATTCAATTGAGCGTAGCGATGGCACAGTGGAAGAGTTAGGTGGTACAGCTGTTGTAGAGATGCAGGCTGGGGATGTATTTGTGATTGAAACCCCTGGTGGCGGGGGGTATGGAGTTTCTAGCAAGCTGTGAGACAGATGGAGTAAAGACTGCACTTCTTTTCTGAGGTGCGCTGTTAAGTTGTAATATAAACAGGTTTTGCAACCAGCTGCTAGCAAGTCACTAGCACCCCAAGATGCTCTGTCATCCTAAAGGCTTGTCTATCAAACCTATACTCTGACAACTCCTGCTGCTATTCGCCTCCAGTCGAATCATGAGGCTGTGCTACAGAGTCAGCCAAATTTTCTAGCTGCATTCGCTGTTCCATCTGACGCAGAAAATAGCCTGTCATCATTGCGGAGGCTAAAAGACCTGCTAAGTTTTCTCGGTCAGTGATAACTTTTACGTCGAAATTCTCTGAAGGCAACATCCCAACAAGCCCTTGGACGTTATGAGAAATAATTTGTTGAATTTCCGGGCTGGCAGATTTAGCCACGCGAGATAAAATTTCAGGGGATTGCCGCTGCAGATAGTTCAGGAGTGGGTTAGCTTGAGCTTCTTCAGAGTTGTCACGCAAAAAGTCAGAATGAAAAGGCATGAGCAGTTCTATTTAGCTGATTTGCTGATCTGTGACATCCTCCCCTGCCTAAACGCCTGGCGCTTGGAAGGGGCTTCTCGCTTCACAGTCCTGGTATCTCCTCGGACTCCACGAGCTTTGTAAAGATACGGAGTTTTTTACCGTACCTAATTAATCTTATTTGTTTTTTTTGCTGCTCATCCCGGCTCCTAGATTTTCCCCCTTCTCAAGGTTCTCCAGACTTTACCAGATAGGCAGCTTGAGCGTCACCACCGCCAAAAGGCAGCTGCTAGTAATGGTTAACTAATTGTAACAGACAATGAGCCTGCTGCCCAGTTTATACCAAGCTACATCCCGTCATACAAACGACAGCAGAGGGAGAAAAGGTGCAGGGGGAGGGTGTTTGACACTCCCACCGATAAATCGGGGGATTCTTCATTCAACGAGTCCACTTACCTTAGACCCCTTGCGTTATCTAAGCCAGAGGTGGTTCTCTCAGTCACGCGTTAACTTCCGGTCTGCCCGACCGTAGTTGCAGAATGCAAACTTTGTTTGATTTAGCTTAAAGCTAAGTACTGTTCGTCCAGCTCCTGTGAATCTTTTACCTACTTTCAGGTGTGTACTAGGTACACGACTGGAACAACAAAGTAGAACCAGCTAGATTCAGTTGTCAAGGCTTCGACCGTGAGCTCAGTCGAACGCTGAGCTCACGCCGAAGTCCGAACGGTGCAGCGTTTACCTGTTAGGTTACTAGGTTTTTAAAGAGGTTGATTACCTTGACTCTGTGTTTAATTATACTAAGTTTCGCATGAGTAGTAAAGACCCTGCCCGTGATTCATCCCACCGACAAGTCGGGGGTCTTCTCACGGTTGAACGATAAAAAACTTTACTGATTCAATTCATCGTGGTTTGAAACAAAAGGATGAGGAAGCTGTTCCAGCTGAAAATACTGGTGAAATTTCTCAGTTACCTGTAGGGAAAAGGAACGGGAATCAGCTTGTCGCCGTTTACGGACAAAACCTAGCCCAACGAGTTCTTGAACGTGCTGATAGGCTCCGGAACCCCGCAGGTTAACTAGTTCAGTTTGGGTAATTGGGCTGTGAAGCGCGATCGCTGCTAAAGTCCGTAATGCCCCTACTCCCAATTCGACTGGAATCAGCGTTTGCACTAATTCCTGAAAGCCCGACCGGAGCTGCAGGCTATAACCATTAGGCGTTTCGACAACTTCTAAGGCGCTGTCCCGATGAGCATAGTCGTCGATTAGTTCAATGATCCCCTCCTCAGCTGTGGCGCGATCGCACCCTGCATACTCAGCAATTTCCGCGATCGAGAGTGGCTGACCCTTCAAGTAAAGAATCGCTTCAATCTTGGTCGCCAACCGAAAAGGGGTCAGGGCTCGGGAGTCAAGGCTCAGGGGTTTACCACTCACTACTGATCACTCACTATTAGGCTACTTGAGGTTGAACCAAATTCTCTGCTCCTTGGATCACCCTAGCTGATTCAACCTTGTCACCTGCTTTTAACTGTTCTAGAACTTCTTTGCCTTCCGTCACATAGCCAAATACCGCATAACGACCGTCCAACAAATTGCGACCCGCTGGGGTCAATTCTGGTTCAAACAGGAAGAAGAAAAATTGAGAAGAGCCGCCATTGGGATCCGGTTCGGGTCGAGCCATTGCTACCGCACCATAGGCAGAAAATGGAAGTACTGGTTCATCACGGTAACGACCAGCTTGTTCCAGAGTAATACCGTAGGTGGGGGCTGGGTCGCCTTTAACCAGGACTTCTAAAGGGATGGCGCGGTATTTGCCAGTGGCTGGATCAATGAACCCCTGTTCTGGACCCGCTGGATCTCCGGTTTGCAGTACATAGGATTCTTCTGCTCGGATGAATTCCAATCCGTCATAGAAGCCCCTCTGAACTAAATCTACAAAGTTCCCAGCTGTAACTGGAGCGCTGTAGCCATCTACAACTAGAGTAATGGTGCCTTTGTTGGTTTTCATCTCCACAGTGGCACGACCTTTAAGTTGAGGTAAGTTACTATATTCAGCTGGCACTTCAAAGGGAAACCCTTGCACCATCAGCTCTTCTAGCTGACCCACTAAGTCAAGTACCTTGGCTCGTCCTAACGAAATTTGTTCTTTATCCTTGGCTTCAGCAGCCTGTCGCAGGTCTGAAATCCCAGCTTTGATCTCACTAATTAAGTTTTGGGCTTGGGGTTGTTTAGCTTCAGGTATACTTTTCAGAAGTTTGTCGGGATCGCTCACAATTCGGGAGGCAGCAGTGATATCGCTTGAAATAGAACCCCAGCGTCGATTTGCCCGCAGTTGGGTAGCAATATCTTCCAAACTCGCTTGCAGTTTTTGCACGTCTTGATTATCAATCGGCAGTGCATACCGCAACAATGCATTGCCGTCGGTAATAGCATTCCCAGCTGGCAGCGCTGCATTACTCGAAGGAGTCCACAAGGCAACACTTAACCCAAGATATACAGTGACCAGCAGCAGTGCGATCAGAGTGTTTTTTAGCCAGCGGTTCAACAAGTTTGTCATGGATAGCTCAAATGAGGGACGAGGGGCGAGGGGCGAGGGGCACTTTACTATTACCGCTCTCCCATCCCTAGCTCACCTTGGAGTTGCAGTTTACTAGGTAATCCCTTCATAATCTTGCCACAGGGTTGACCCTTAAGAGAGCAAGGGAGGCAGGGGGAGAGTTCCTAATCCAAAATCCACAATCCACAATCCAAAATTGGCTCGCCCCTCGCCCCTCGCCCCTTAAGACGGTACAATTAAATGCCGATTGTCCTGCACAACTAAGTCAATTGCTTCATGATTTCCAGTAACGACTTTCGACCCGGTGTCACGATTGTATTAGATGGAGCCGTGTGGCGGGTGGTGGAATTCCTCCATGTTAAGCCAGGCAAAGGCTCTGCCTTTGTGCGGACAAAGCTAAAAAATGTGCAAACCGGAAGTGTGGTAGAACGAACGTTCCGGGCTGGGGAAACAGTTCCCCAAGCCAACCTAGAAAAGAGTACGATGCAGCATACCTATAAAGACGCTGATGAATTCGTCTTTATGGATATGGAAACCTATGAAGAAAGCCGATTGAATGCTAATCAGATTGGAGATCGCGTTAAGTACCTCAAAGACGGCATGGAAGTCAATGTCGTGCGCTGGGGGGACCAAGTCCTGGAAGTAGAACTGCCTAACTCTGTTGTGCTGGAAGTAGTTCAAACCGATCCAGGAGTA
This window of the Chroococcidiopsis sp. CCMEE 29 genome carries:
- the scpB gene encoding SMC-Scp complex subunit ScpB, whose amino-acid sequence is MATKIEAILYLKGQPLSIAEIAEYAGCDRATAEEGIIELIDDYAHRDSALEVVETPNGYSLQLRSGFQELVQTLIPVELGVGALRTLAAIALHSPITQTELVNLRGSGAYQHVQELVGLGFVRKRRQADSRSFSLQVTEKFHQYFQLEQLPHPFVSNHDELNQ
- a CDS encoding peptidylprolyl isomerase; translated protein: MTNLLNRWLKNTLIALLLVTVYLGLSVALWTPSSNAALPAGNAITDGNALLRYALPIDNQDVQKLQASLEDIATQLRANRRWGSISSDITAASRIVSDPDKLLKSIPEAKQPQAQNLISEIKAGISDLRQAAEAKDKEQISLGRAKVLDLVGQLEELMVQGFPFEVPAEYSNLPQLKGRATVEMKTNKGTITLVVDGYSAPVTAGNFVDLVQRGFYDGLEFIRAEESYVLQTGDPAGPEQGFIDPATGKYRAIPLEVLVKGDPAPTYGITLEQAGRYRDEPVLPFSAYGAVAMARPEPDPNGGSSQFFFFLFEPELTPAGRNLLDGRYAVFGYVTEGKEVLEQLKAGDKVESARVIQGAENLVQPQVA
- the efp gene encoding elongation factor P; this translates as MISSNDFRPGVTIVLDGAVWRVVEFLHVKPGKGSAFVRTKLKNVQTGSVVERTFRAGETVPQANLEKSTMQHTYKDADEFVFMDMETYEESRLNANQIGDRVKYLKDGMEVNVVRWGDQVLEVELPNSVVLEVVQTDPGVRGDTATGGTKPAVLETGATIMVPLFISTGERLRIDTRNDTYLGRD
- a CDS encoding hydantoinase B/oxoprolinase family protein; the protein is MSTASSARWQFWIDRGGTFTDIVARRPDGQMVIHKLLSENPERYPDAPVQGIRDILGISVDAPIPSEQIAVVKMGTTVATNALLERKGDRTLLVITKGFRDALRIGYQNRPDIFARQIVLPEMLYERVIEVEERYTAQGEELIPVNLDAIYPELQAAYKDGIRSCAVTLMHGYRYPDHEKQVANIAKNIGFTQVSASHKVSPLMKLVSRGDTTVVDAYLSPILRRYVEQMSSQLVGQHKESRENPIQNHATLLNGGNPPTQVAPKSKIQNRLMFMQSNGGLADAQVFQGKDSILSGPAGGIVGAVKTSLMAGLNKIITFDMGGTSTDVAHYAGRDSCATEYERSFETEIAGVRLRTPMMAIHTVAAGGGSILQFDGARYRVGPESAGANPGPASYSKGGPLTVTDCNVMVGKLQPQFFPKVFGPNGDLPLDAEVVQRKFAQLVEEIGDNRTPEQVASGFLAIAVEKMASAIKKISLQRGYDVSEYTLCCFGGAGGQHACLIADALGMKQVFIHPYAGVLSAYGMGLADVRVLRERAVESKLSDGVMVQLGQMLTQLEAEGKEELNSTSVRGAEEEIEVLRKVHLRYEGTNSPLVVDFGDATKMREQFEQAHQQRYGFIMEEKALIVEAVSVEVVGKTDEPEEPVVARKEEVKSVPIATVKMYTAKAWHETPMYQRQDLQPGDCISGPAIIIEATGTNVIEPNWQAELSDRNHLILKRRQESKIRTQESTPRPSPHTPHPSPDPVMLEIFNNLFRAIAEQMGITLQNTSSSVNIKERLDFSCAIFDSQGLLVANAPHIPVHLGSMSESVQALIADKGDTLKPGDVYASNNPYNGGTHLPDITVITPVFDDNQQQNLKSKILFYTASRGHHADIGGITPGSMPPSSCTVEQEGVLIDNFQLVSQGKIREKALLELLTGGSYPARNPAQNIADLNAQIAANERGVQELHKMVEHYGLEVVQAYMGHVQDNAEESVRRAIAVLTDGSFTYPLDDGSVIQVAIAIDKSTRSARIDFTGTSPQLASNFNAPAAVCKAAVLYVFRTLVDDEIPLNAGCLKPIETIIPEGCMLNPRYPAAVVAGNVETSQAITDTLYGALGAMAASQGTMNNFTFGNGRYQYYETICGGSGAGADFDGTDAVHTHMTNSRLTDPEVLEWRFPVLLESFSIRPDSGGKGCHHGGSGVIRRLRFREPMTAAILSGHRDIPPFGLHGGESAAVGRNSIERSDGTVEELGGTAVVEMQAGDVFVIETPGGGGYGVSSKL
- a CDS encoding DUF760 domain-containing protein, whose protein sequence is MPFHSDFLRDNSEEAQANPLLNYLQRQSPEILSRVAKSASPEIQQIISHNVQGLVGMLPSENFDVKVITDRENLAGLLASAMMTGYFLRQMEQRMQLENLADSVAQPHDSTGGE